A DNA window from Chiroxiphia lanceolata isolate bChiLan1 chromosome 6, bChiLan1.pri, whole genome shotgun sequence contains the following coding sequences:
- the LOC116787982 gene encoding antigen WC1.1-like — MALAGLQRQSWSHGGVQEGPPRPSCVGVSGGVVGAGTRRCRARLRPLRAAGSGQLRLVGGGGRCAGRVEVNHDGEWGSVCVYDFDLEAQWATVVCRQLGCGRVLSSSPYAPFGQGSGRIWLQPYFCRGTEEVLEDCPHFGWGQHYCGHERDVGVTCKESMELRLVGGGPCAGRVEVKLRGHWGSVGDRNWFMEDAEVVCQQLGCGSAAGAYSALDRFGTIAGPLNLAAVDCKGDEATLWDCKIRGWGPYNGTHEFDTAVICQGFSRLVGGDRACAGRLEVRQRQAWVGVCAEHVDMKVAQVVCRELGCGAALAIPGSGRFGAGTGPLWEGGFNCSGTEPLLSACGRRVPHGQGCTGHATIICSPYTGFRLGNSSSGCAGRVEVAVRGTWGSVCATDWDLPDADVLCRQLGCGHAVTVPPGGSFGSGDGPLRLDAFGCSGSERHPGECPVAVLGEPPCSPGNAAAVNCSGIVNSLRLVEGESRCDGWLELAISPGVWRRVPGEVLAERNFSVVCGRLGCGGLDRSDAVVGTVPVWNMSDSEQKITIEVVHTLWKMTNQEMPVWLNDLIVWNMTTGPTDIPHGAAIVCSGSRRVRLAGGAGRCAGRVEVYAGGTWSSVCQERWDLQAAAVVCRELGCGAALEAPGSARLGPGPGRAWPYVVECAGSEESLWECPRSERRECERGAGAGAVCSEQLSLRLAGGRGRCSGYLELLHDGTWGRVCATGTGPGTAAAVCRQLGCGDGGQLAPAPAQQPAPAWLAWVGCEEGARSLWGCPSAPWHLQACGPGGDAYVVCAEDSDNPSEPATTPCPDGATCTAVPSSSGPAVGRGTVPVPSGQVARGTVPVAVVLCVVLGTLLCLALGALAVLMCRARPWRRGAGRAVGAIPDAIYQELDYSAMPEYQEVPSRPGSPREGSVKNLLYYPGDSMEGSDSGAVPVPAPPALPGHGTPDGYDDATAGTSDGYDDATAGTPDGYDDATAGTSDGYDDATAGTPDGYDDATAGTPDGHDNATAGTLDGHDDATAGTLDGYDDATAVPEESPAPSTGDISEGVARRGWICVPPTGGSCPPPSPPGATGDPPGQPPGHMDCDDVGTGALGTSQ; from the exons ATGGCTCTTGCCGGGCTCCAGCGGCAGAGTTGGAGCCACGGGGGGGTACAGGAGGGGCCCCCTCGGCccag ctgtgTGGGGGTGAGTGGCGGGGTGGTGGGAGCGGGGACCCGCCGGTGCCGGGCCCGGCTCAGGCCCCTCCGTGCCGCAGGCTCCGGGCAGCTGCGGCTGgtggggggcggcgggcgctgtGCCGGACGCGTGGAGGTGAATCACGACGGTGAGTGGGGCTCCGTCTGCGTCTACGACTTCGACTTGGAAGCCCAATGGGCCACCGTGGTGTGCcggcagctgggctgtggccGCGTGCTCTCGTCGTCCCCGTACGCCCCGTTCGGGCAGGGCAGCGGCCGGATCTGGCTCCAGCCCTACTTCTGCCGTGGCACCgaggaggtgctggaggacTGTCCGCACTTCGGATGGGGCCAGCACTACTGCGGCCACGAGCGGGACGTGGGGGTGACCTGCAAAG AGTCCATGGAGCTGAGGCTGGTGGGCGGCGGTCCCTGCGCCGGGAGGGTGGAGGTGAAGCTGCGGGGACACTGGGGCTCGGTGGGAGATCGCAACTGGTTCATGGAGGACGCCGAGGTggtgtgccagcagctgggctgtggctcGGCTGCGGGCGCCTACTCTGCCCTCGACCGCTTTGGCACTATAGCTGGGCCCCTCAACCTGGCCGCGGTGGACTGCAAGGGGGACGAGGCCACACTGTGGGACTGCAAGATCCGCGGCTGGGGACCATACAACGGTACCCATGAGTTCGACACTGCTGTCATCTGCCAAG GGTTTTCCCGGCTGGTCGGAGGTGACAGAGCCTGTGCCGGGCGGTTGGAGGTGCGGCAGCGCCAGGCCTGGGTTGGCGTCTGCGCGGAGCACGTGGACATGAAGGTGGCCCAGGTGGTGTGCCGGGAGCTGGGCTGCGGCGCGGCGCTGGCCATCCCCGGCAGCGGCCGGTTTGGGGCGGGAACGGGGCCGCTGTGGGAGGGGGGGTTCAACTGCAGCGGCACCGAGCCCCTCCTCAGTGCCTGCGGCCGGCGGGTGCCCCACGGCCAGGGCTGCACTGGCCACGCCACCATCATCTGCTCCC CCTACACGGGCTTCCGGCTGGGGAACAGCAGCTCGGGCTGTGCCGGGCGGGTGGAGGTGGCGGTGAGGGGCACGTGGGGGTCCGTGTGCGCCACCGACTGGGACCTGCCCGATGCCGACGTCCTGTGCCgccagctgggctgtggccaCGCCGTCACCGTGCCCCCGGGAGGCTCCTTCGGCAGCGGGGACGGGCCGCTGAGGCTGGACGCCTTCGGCTGCAGCGGGAGCGAGCGGCACCCGGGCGAGTGCCCCGTGGCGGTGCTGGGGGAGCCCCCCTGCAGCCCGGGGAACGCCGCCGCCGTCAACTGCTCAG GCATCGTCAATTCCCTGCGGCTGGTGGAGGGTGAGAGCCGGTGCGACGGGTGGCTGGAGTTGGCCATAAGCCCTGGGGTCTGGCGCcgtgtgccaggagaggttttggCTGAACGGAATTTCAGTGTGGTGTGTGGGaggctgggctgtggtgggCTGGACAGGAGCGATGCTGTCGTTGGTACGGTCCCCGTGTGGAACATGAGCGATTCGGAGCAGAAAATTACAATAGAAGTGGTCCACACTCTCTGGAAGATGACCAACCAGGAGATGCCTGTCTGGCTAAACGACTTAATAGTCTGGAACATGACCACCGGGCCAACCGACATCCCTCATGGGGCAGCCATCGTCTGCTCAG GCAGCCGGCGGGTGAGGCTggcgggcggtgccgggcgcTGCGCCGGGCGCGTGGAGGTCTATGCCGGTGGCACGTGGAGCAGCGTGTGCCAGGAGCGCTGGGACCTGCAGGCCGCCGCCGTTGTGTGCcgggagctgggctgtggcgCGGCTCTGGAGGCCCCCGGCTCGGCGCGCTTGGGCCCCGGGCCGGGCAGAGCGTGGCCGTACGTGGTTGAGTGCGCCGGGAGCGAGGAGTCTCTCTGGGAATGCCCACGCTCGGAACGGCGCGAGTGcgagcgcggggccggggccggggccgtgTGCTCAG agcagctctccctgcggctggcgggcgggcgcgggcgCTGCAGCGGGtacctggagctgctccacGACGGCACCTGGGGCCGCGTGTGCGCCACCGGCACcggccccggcaccgccgccgccgTCTGCcggcagctgggctgtggggacgGGGGGCAGCTGGCACCCGCCCCCGCCCAGCAGCCGGCCCCCGCCTGGCTGGCCTGGGTGGGCTGCGAGGAGGGGGCCCGCTCGCTCTGGGGGTGCCCCTCGGCACCCTGGCACCTGCAGGCCTGCGGCCCCGGAGGGGACGCCTACGTGGTTTGTGCGGAGGACAGTGACAACCCCAGCGAGCCAGCCACCACCCCGTGCCCGGACGGGGCCACCTGCACAG ctgtccccagcagcagcgGCCCTGCGGTGGGCAGGGGGACTGTGCCGGTGCCAAGCGGGCAGGTGGCCAGGGGGACTGTGCCGGTGGCGGTGGTGCTGTGCGTGGTCCTGGGGACGCTGCTGTGCCTGGCCCTGGGCGCCCTGGCCGTGCTGATGTGCCGTGCCCGCCCTTGGCGCCGAG GCGCCGGCAGAGCCGTGGGTGCCATCCCCGACGCCATCTACCAGGAGCTGGACTACAGCGCGATGCCGGAGTACCAGGAGGTGCCCAGTCGCCCAG GTTCCCCGCGGGAGGGCTCGGTGAAGAATCTGCTGTATTACCCTGGGGACAGCATGGAGGGGAGTGACAGCGGGGCAGTCCCAG TCCCAGCCCCCCCCGCCCTGCCTGGGCACGGAACCCCGGATGGCTACGACGATGCCACAGCAGGAACCTCGGATGGCTACGACGATGCCACAGCAGGAACCCCGGATGGCTACGACGATGCCACAGCAGGAACCTCGGATGGCTACGACGATGCCACAGCAGGAACCCCGGATGGCTACGACGATGCCACAGCAGGAACCCCGGATGGCCACGACAATGCCACGGCTGGAACCCTGGATGGCCACGACGATGCCACGGCTGGAACCCTGGATGGCTATGACGATGCCACGGCCGTGCCAGAGGAGTCTCCCgctcccagcac
- the LOC116788648 gene encoding translation initiation factor IF-2-like produces the protein MAKAGWHSRRGMAQPVPAMATGSVPCTPVPVPAPPALPGHGTPDGYDDATAGTSDGNDDAMAGTVDGYDDATAGTSDGYDDAMAGTVDGYDDATAGTSDGYDDAMAGTLDGHDNATAGTLDGHDNATAGTLDGHDNATALPEESPAPSTGDISEGVARRGWVCVPPTGGSCPPPSPPGAARDPPGQPPGHMDCDDVGTGALGTSQ, from the exons ATGGCCAAAGCGGGATGGCACAGCCGGAGGGGGATGGCACAGCcagtccctgccatggccacCGGGTCAGTGCCATGTACCCCTGTGCCAGtcccagccccccctgccctgcctgggcacGGAACCCCAGATGGCTACGACGATGCCACAGCAGGAACCTCGGATGGCAACGATGATGCCATGGCTGGAACCGTGGATGGCTATGACGATGCCACAGCAGGAACCTCGGATGGCTACGACGATGCCATGGCTGGAACCGTGGATGGCTATGACGATGCCACAGCAGGAACCTCGGATGGCTACGACGATGCCATGGCTGGAACCCTGGATGGCCACGACAATGCCACAGCTGGAACCCTGGATGGCCACGACAATGCCACGGCTGGAACCCTGGATGGCCACGACAATGCCACGGCCCTGCCAGAGGAGTCCCCCgctcccagcactggggacaTCTCCGAGGGAGTGGCACGGAGGGGCTGGGTCTGTGTCCCACCCACAG GTGGGAGCTGCCCCCCTCCAAGTCCCCCCGGAGCCGCAAGGGACCCCCCGGGACAGCCCCCGGGGCACATGGACTGTGATGATGTCGGCACCGGCGCCCTGGGGACGTCGCAGTGA